Part of the Odocoileus virginianus isolate 20LAN1187 ecotype Illinois chromosome 16, Ovbor_1.2, whole genome shotgun sequence genome is shown below.
GATTGATCATGACATTCCTTACCTTTCTAGCTTGTTAATATAGCATTTATTAAAAGGTTTATCAAAAACTTAAATTTTGTAGATACATGtaaatcttttcatgttttattggAAATGCCATTCATACTTTAACATAAAGTATTCTTAATGCAAACACTCATGTTCTTCAACATGCTTCTTTCTCATTTGCCCTGTTACTGATAGAACAGTAAGAGGAGTTGTCATCTTACTGGAGTTGACTGAGTATTGCCTCAGGAATGAGGACATCCAGGCACGTACTAAACTTTCCAGTATAGAGATTTAGGCTCACTCTTCCAGGGGATGAGCCATGCAGAGGCTGTGATAGGAAGCTAATCTATTTTAGAATGTGATCCTGAAAGAAACAGGTTATTTGACTGGGTGGGAACATTCTTTAGTCCTTTCTGAGCATTCTTCTATTTGGTAGATGAAAAATGCCCTGTGCCACACTCTTTTTCACCCTGTTAACTTTAGAGAAGCCTGCAACTTGCGGTGAGTATTGCTGCCTTAATACTGTTTGTAGGCTCAAGCCTGTATCTACTCTGGTTGACCTCCAGCCCTCCCTCAGTTATACCAGAGCTCCTATACCTGTTTTCTCAGTGGCCCACTTGAGACATGGTCTGCATGTAACAGGAAAGGTGTAAGTAGCTAACACTCCAAAGTTTGTTGCTTTTTACTGATCATAATAACTTCATATGCTTCATGTCAGGTCCCATGCTTTTCCTCCAGACTCCCCATAACCCTTAAATCAAGCCcatcctctctttcctcttctgcctcTGCCTTGTTCACCCTCCTATAGCTGAAGCAGGAGGTAGACGGGCGCCCTACCAGAGTAAAGCAATTGGAAATTCATTCCCTGTGGACCGAAACTCCCAAGACAAGAAGAGCAGGATAATTAAGGGAGGAAGCTGGGCCCTGGTCATACCGCATAGttctcattctcaaagtcaggagacctccctgaccacacacgcacagaaaggctccttggaggtcaaagggGAGTGATGCCAAGGGATGTTGTACCCATAGGCCTCTTCAGTAGAATCCATCTTGACTAagagatgtgtgcacacacataggAAGATCCTGAGATAcaccaaatatggactgtgaactGGGCAAATCtaaatgactggccaaaggaaacccagaaaaaaaatgcCCTTTAAAAGGCATTCAGACTGTCAGGAGAGTGCAACTCAGGGACTCTTCTCGGAGTATGCCCATGTATCTATCTACACATGCTATActtccccgcccacccccacacacacactttttactTGCTTTACTGCTTTTTGTCTTTGtgtaaattcttttctgcaaagccaaagggccagggcccCTTTCCCTGACCtctgggccagtggttaggattcggtGCTCTCCCTGCCATGACCCGACCTCAATCTCTGGGAACCCAAGCCCCGCTTTTAAGATGCTGCAGCCTGAGGCCACCCGAGATCATAGCCACATAGCCCTGGCCAttccctctgccttcctcagATGTTCCTTCCTGACTTTCAGAGGTCTCATTGCTTTCAGGTTGTTCTCAGGTGTCTGCTCCCAGTAAGAGGCCTTCCCCTGGTCCCTTTCCCATTATTCTCATTTGTCACTGCAGTCATCATTGCCTGATGTATTTATCCCCACCCCAAATATAAGCTCCTGAGCAGAAACTTCATTCCATTTTATCAACCAATATGAGACAAACTGGCACCTTAGCACTGGTCATTGGAAATAAAActaagtaaagaaaaacaaaaccatctgTCTCATACCAgctcaattttaattttaaagtgacaAATGTACAGGTGGAATAAATTTTAAGCAACACCCTCCAGATCCCATTTACATGACAAGGAGCTTAATGCAATTTTGCCTTATCATCAACTACAGTAGTTTTCTGGCAATAATTCTTTAGGAAGTCACAGCACAGAAACAGAACACCCTGGAGTTGTGGTCCACTTGTAAACTGATTTTCATACAGGCTTAGCTGGAAGAAtagattttccttctttcctgacTAATGGTCAAAGTGGGGCAGGCAGACTCCTGTACCTATCTTGAGTAAATTATGCCCACCCACCAGCCAGCAGTGTTCTGCTAGAGTCTGGTCCACCCGCTGAACCTGCTGCCGTGGGTCTGATCTGCCCTTCGGGCCTCCTGGGGAGGTCCCCGGTCTGAGTCAGACTTGCAGGCACTGTATGACCAAGTAAGGGTGGATCTGAAAAGTGGCCTCTGCTTTAACCCAGCAGCTGAGAAGGCAGCAGTTTTTCTTTGTGACTGTTACGGGAAGGAAAGGAACAGTAATGGCTGAAGGTTGAGGAATCTAAATTTATATTGTAGTCTACTTTCCAGGAGTAAACAAGTAATTAATATCTTTCCGAACAAGTTATCATTTACAGTGGTAGTCCATACAGACTGCGGTCCAGAGTAGAACTTTTAAGTTCTCTCTAAAACTTTATCCCTTGAGCAGGAAGCCCTTTGTGATATGGCTGTGCAAGGAGATGAACCATCCATCCTTTGGAAGGGAGCTGAATCTGGGAGAATGAGGTGGAAAACACTGAGATGTCCCCTGCCTTCCCAGAGCCTCAAGTCATCCAGGATCACTGGTCAGGCAGGGAAACTGGCTGTGCCACGGGGCTGAGCCACCAGCATCTCCTGCGGCTTCTGTCGCTGCACTAAGGCTGCTGGGGATGtggatggtttccttttctttacaagTAAGCACTTTGGTGGGACAGCACTACAAACGCTgtcaacagaaaacaacaaaaggcaAGGTGCAGGGGTTGCAGGCAAATAGTTTTATCAGTGTTTCATTTAAAACACTGGTTTGTCCTCACCACAAGGCTTGGAAGGCTCAGGAAGCTTCCAAGAGAGATGATCAGACCCACCCCACTCCAAACACTCAAGGGCATAAGACAGCAGGAACCAAGTTGGCCCTGCAGCCCACTCAGTGTGAGCCAGGCACTGCAGCCAAATCCAGCCCACAGATGTGCTTTTATTCTTGAGGAGAACCATCTGGAATCTAGATTCAGAATGTCACATTAGCAGCCCTGAGATCATGCCCTCTATAACTCTGCCTTGGGAGGCAGGTGCAGAGGGGAAGAAACTGCAGAGCTGGACATGGGCCAGGTCACCCACTTCGAGCCTGGAGGTTTGCTCAGGGGCTGAGTGCTACTGTCTGCGCTGTGCTTTATTGGTAGAACTGAATTATGGCAAAGCCACTAGAAGCACAAAGTGTCAGTGCGTTCACTGGCATCTCAAAAATATCCTGAAGATGTAAATAAACAGATTCCATATGCAGACTAGAGGTGATTTacacttaaaacatttaaatataaattaagccATAACTTAAGTtacaaccaaaagaaaaacaaaagaaaagccaaaagacACTCAGCAGTTGAGAATGCTGAACACATACACAGGACACCCCAAACACGAGGCCATTTAAAGCGATGCCATTTTTCATTGTGCCAACTTTACATTCATGATGTGCTAGTCCCGCCAGGCCACGCTGCACGGGGCCGCGTCATGCCGTCTGGCACTGCACTCCGGCCCGCGGCCCGTCATCGTCCTCCTCATAGGCCTCCCTGTGCTGGCGCCAGTTCTGCTCGTTGGGATTAAACTCCTTCAGCTCCACCTGATCCATGTCCTCTGTAATCCTGACTTTCTGCCTAGGCGGGAGCAGAGCTTCCAGCTGGGAAAGCTTGTCTTGGGGAAGCCAGtgtttttcaggaaaaataacCTGTAAAGGGTGAGGTGGGAAAGAGCAGTTGTTTCTTCCCTTCCCTAAGGCATTTAATTCTATGTCCCatgagaatacacacacacacacacacacacacacacacacaggcacttaCTAAAAACTGTATGATCAGAATCCCTTTCtccagaatcacacacacacacacacgcacacacagaggcACTTACTAAAAACTGTATGATCAGAATCCCTTTCtccagaatcacacacacacacacacacgcacacacagaggcACTTACTAAAAACTGTATGATCAGAATCCCTTTCtccagaatcacacacacacacacacagaggcacttaCTAAAAACTGTATGATCAGAATCCCTTTCtccagaatcacacacacacacacacacacacaggcacttaCTAAAAACTGTATGATCAGAATCCCTTTCTCCagaataatacacacacacacacacacacacacacacaggcacttaCTAAAAACTGTATGATCAGAATCCCTTTCTCcagaataacacacacacacacacacacacacacacacttactaaAAACTGTATGATCAGAATCCCTTTCtccagaatcacacacacacacacacacacacacacacacacacacacacacaggcacttaCTAAAAACTGTATGATCAGAATCCCTTTCTCCAGAGGTGATTTGTAGATTGGCATTCCTTCATTACGCACACATTTCAGGTCCCCGTGCTTTATCACCTCACCtgtcacaaacacacaaaaaaggttTACTTATGAAATAGGAAGATGGACAGTGACCTGGAGCCTGGGGCAGGCCGGAGCACCCTCACAGCAGCAGGCTAAGGCAGGGGTCATGGAGCATCTGACTAGAAAGCTGGCCCCAGCCAGAATGGTCCCTGTCAGAGGAACCGGCTGGGCGAAGGGGATgagaggggggtgggagtgggaccCTCTCTGACCCATGTGCTGGGCTCCTGCAGTGTATCCAAGGAGAAGGGGCTGGAGCCTCCATCataaagcaggtttttttttgttttttttttaatttttatttttttttttcatttatttttattagttggaggctaattactttacatcattacagtaacATGAACTAGGAATCAACACTCAGTTTGGGAAAACAGGGCTATTGTGTTAGCCTGCCTTTTCAGATATTACAAATGACTTTCCCATGAGTGGGAAGAGATTCTCCTCCTCACAGACTTGAACAGAGCTTGGAGCAGGAATCAGCCTCGAAGGAGCCCGGCAGGAGAGCCAGCTTCCTGGGCTGGGAGCTCAAAAGGCACAGGAGTCTCCTCACATGCCCGTGGGCCAGAACTGACCCGGCTTGCACTTGCTGGGTCTTACATTTCTACACTTTTTCAGAAGGCATCATGGGAGTTCAGCACCCCCAGAGCACTTGGTTTACCCccaaatctaaaaatattttttccttccaaatatgAAGAGAGATAAaagggtttctttaaaaaaaaaaaaaaaaaaaaggatgctttTCAGCTCAGTAATGAAAATGGGTAAAGAAATAAATACTCAGGAAAAATATGAAACGGGGGAAGCAGTGCAAACACTCATTTAGTCAGCACCCTACTCCCCTGGATGAACACTCTCCAGAGGAAATCTTTCAAAGTATCTCATgggaatttttcaaaataaagcgTGTGGAGGACTCTCTCCTTGAGGGTCATTCAGCACAGGGCTGTGGCTCACAGGGCCCTTAGAGCTGCCGACGACAGCCCCATGCTACTGGGCTTgttatggttttcattttgtttttaaatagctttctgtctctctgttccTATCAGGTGTCACTTCTTACTGCCCTCAGCACAGCTCCTCAGGCTTCTGCTTTAACTCACTGTGGGCAAGGAAGCCCTGGGACCAAGtatggacagccacatgcaagagagggaaaagaggaTGACTTGTCTCTTCTGTGAGGTACAGATCCGCCTTCAACCTGCTGAAGCTCTTAAGGCACGTTTTCCTCTGATCTGATTCTCAGACGTGTTCAAGACAGCCTAAGGGGCTCTAGCAAGGAAGGCACTATAATagcaaaagaaggaagaggaaatgaaggaaagataAATAAGCCAAAACAACAGAAgagctgaaaagaaaaggaaaggactaaaaatatatatatataaatgggcagaaagaaaaaaaacaggcgAAATCTCCAGCAGGAGGTTTTCCGGACACCCTGCCCTCGTAACCAAGCAAAGAAATGGGTTTCTCAGGGTTCACCACTTCTCTCCCTCTGGGGCTCGCCTCCTCTCTTCTGTCCTTGGCCTCCAGGTTCCCTGTGGCTGGGATTAGTTGGGAGGCAGCAAGGAGCCCTGGGCTCCCATCCCATGGCACGGGCCCCAGCTCCAGGGAGTTCGGCCAAGGATGAGCTTTCCCAAAGAAGTCACACAGCATCCCAAAGATGCCACCCAGCTCCTATTCCCAGAAGGACTAGAATCAGGGTTGAGGTAATGTTAGGGGACGCTGGACATGATACCAGGGGTCTTGGGCACACACCCACTCACAATCTAGGGCTTTGTGCAAACTACAATCCTCAAACTTTCCTACACAAGTGAGGGGAGGAATTGGGTGCCTTgctaagctgctaagtcacttcagttgtgtccgactctgtgtgaccccatccctgggattctccaggcaagaacactggagtgggttgtcatttccttctcccagtgcataaaagtgaaaagtgaaagtgaagtcgctcagtcatgtccaactcttcgagatcccatgaactgcagcctaccaggctcctccgtccatgggattttccaggcaagtgtactggagtggggtgccattgccttctccatgggtGCCTTGGGAGGCTTACAAAATGGAATCTAAAGGAAGATGCTGTATTTAAGTTTTTCATGCATTATTTGTATTATAGTGCAGTGCTTTTCCTCAATCTTTAAGTATATCTATATGCAAACACAACAAAaaatcaaatggcaaaattttaacaATAGGCAAATCATATATCAGTGGTCTTCATGCTACTTTTATTTTCACAACTTTTTGTTAAGTTTGAATttgtttccaaataaaatgtaaaagacaaaagaaaacctCTGATCAAGACTGGGGTATATAATTCCATTTCATTTATACCCAGAAAACGAAGAAACAGAAAGAGCCAAAGAGGAAAGTGGCAGAGAAAGAGAACAGGccagaaaagggaagagagaaacgGATACAGAGGAAGGAAAGGCCTGGAAGGTGGCTGGGGAGACCAGGTGGCTCACCCCACTGGACTGCAGGGTCTTGCTTATTTCCACTGCTGTTGGACAGGCTCATTGGCTGGTTAACTCCAAGCCTAGCCCTGAACCCATCCCATCTAGCTTTAAATCCCAGATGCCCACATGAAAAGTTAAGACTCCCCAATAACCCAATAACCCTGTGCCCAGTGAGGGGACCAGAACAGCACTGCTCATGGCCAAGGATGGGGTCAAGAATATCTGGGTGGCTCAGCCACCACCGCACCCATCTGGACATTCTTTGACATGGACAACTGACCTGAAGGGCTGTTCACAGGCAGCTGCGAGTCGAGTGTCCCAGACTggtctctctcccttctccccacagcCCCTTCCAGGCAGGTGCTCTGAGGCCCTAGCTGCAGCGAGCACTAGCCCCCCTGGGAGCTGGGAGCCTGGCATCTAGACACGTGCTGGCAGGCTGAGCTCTCAGGCCTGTGAGAATCCTTCTGGTCCAGAGGCAGCTCCCTCCAGCTCCTGTGCACATGTGCAGATAAGCAGTTCTCTAGATGCCACCAAAGGTAAGCTGGCAGGCCATGTCTTTTTTCAggaatattctattttaaaatgtctcataTGTAATTGACAACAGAGAGGCTAGAGGAATGTGGATGAATCAGCACAGATCACCACGTGATAGGGAAAAAACCACCTATTATCAGCTGTGTTTTATTATACaaaagttaagtttttaaaaatttaagtcagGTTGGCAGGTTCCAGGTAGAAGTTTAGGTTCCCACAGATTCcaactctgaattttttttcaagcaGACTATAAAAGAAATTCACAAAATTCTCGAGACTGTACTGATGATTTTAATTTACAGAAAATCATGTCACACTAAACTTGAGTGTGAAACCAAAGCTAAGTTGCCAGGTTCATTGGGccaaacacacagaagaactacaagGAAACACACATTTGAAACATTACCTGATTTGGATGTAATAACAAGGACTCGATCATCCAGTGTTTTTATCGTCTTCTTGAAGCCACAAAGGGCTTCAGAaagctgaattttcattttcatgatcaAGTCATGGCCTCGTCTCTGAAAGACACTATGATCCTTCTGATCAAGCACAATTATGACATCACCAGGCTCCAGCTCGGGCTCCTGATCTCCTTCTCCATGAAATAGTATCTTTTGCCCATCTTTCATACCTATGAAACATCATCCCTTTCTGATTAGCCATTTCTCTTAAAAACCATACTTTCAACAAAGCTTTAGAAGAAGGctcacagagccctttggggggttCTTTACTCATCAAATCTCCCAACTTTGTGCAGGCCCGGGGCTGGGAGTGGTGGCTAGGAATACCACTGACAGGCCTCACTCCCCTGTACACATCCCCAGTCCTCAGCCACATGCACAGTAGGGGAAAGCGGGAGACGAGGCCACCACCTCGCGCACAGCGCAAGCGTGGACTGTCTGCCCAGGCCCCCGACGCCACAGCTGACCGCGCACTGTGAGCACACGTCCGCTTCTGATGCACAAGCAGTGCTCTAACCAGTCTCTGTGTGTACCCAGGCATGGGGCCAAGTCCTCCAACCTGTGTGTTGGTTTGGGTACTGAACTGGGTACTTTGGTCTCATCTCTCACCTAAAATATATTCTCTGGATTAGAAAGACACAAAATAATCAGGGGAATAGCTAAGAGGGGGAAAGCCCTTAAAAATGATGCCCCCAGGCAAAATCAATAGCACGGGGAAGGTGCTGGATTTGGGAGAATCTGCTGCAACAGAGGGGaaatgtgtggagaaaagggacgcACAGCTGTG
Proteins encoded:
- the DNAJA4 gene encoding dnaJ homolog subfamily A member 4 isoform X3, translated to MDIFDMFFGGGGRMARERRGKNVVHQLSVTLEDLYNGVTKKLALQKNVICEKCEGIGGKKGSVEKCPVCKGRGMQIHIQQIGPGMVQQIQTVCIECKGQGERINPKDRCESCNGAKVIREKKIIEVHVEKGMKDGQKILFHGEGDQEPELEPGDVIIVLDQKDHSVFQRRGHDLIMKMKIQLSEALCGFKKTIKTLDDRVLVITSKSGEVIKHGDLKCVRNEGMPIYKSPLEKGILIIQFLVIFPEKHWLPQDKLSQLEALLPPRQKVRITEDMDQVELKEFNPNEQNWRQHREAYEEDDDGPRAGVQCQTA